Proteins encoded together in one Phyllostomus discolor isolate MPI-MPIP mPhyDis1 chromosome 6, mPhyDis1.pri.v3, whole genome shotgun sequence window:
- the GANAB gene encoding neutral alpha-glucosidase AB isoform X1, producing the protein MAAVAAVAARRRRSWTALVLACLGFCVGITLAVDRSNFKTCEESSFCKRQRSIQPGLSPYRALLDSLELGPDGLTVHLINEVTKVLLVLELQGLQKNMTRIRIDELEPRRPRYRVPDVLVADPPTAQLSVSGRDDNSVELTVAEGPYKIILTARPFRLDLLEDRSLLLSVNARGLLGFEHQRAPRVSFSDKVSVTLGSIWDKIKNIFSRQGSKDPAEGDGAQPEETPGDGDKPEETQEKAEKDEPGAWEESFKTHSDSKPYGPTSVGLDFSLPGMEHVYGIPEHAESLRLKVTEGGEPYRLYNLDVFQYELYNPMALYGSVPVLLAHSPHRDLGIFWLNAAETWVDISSNTAGKTLFGKMLDYLQGSGETPQTDVRWMSESGIIDVFLLLGPSVFDVFRQYASLTGTQALPPLFSLGYHQSRWNYRDEADVLEVSQGFDDHNMPCDFIWLDIEHADGKRYFTWDPSRFPQPLTMLEHLASKRRKLVTIVDPHIKVDSGYRVHEELQNQGLYVKTRDGSDYEGWCWPGAAGYPDFTNPTMRAWWASMFSFDNYVGSASNLYVWNDMNEPSVFNGPEVTMLKDARHDGGWEHRDVHNIYGLYVQMATADGLVQRSGGVERPFVLSRAFFAGSQRYGAVWTGDNTAEWDHLKISIPMCLSLGLVGLSFCGADVGGFFKNPDPELLVRWYQMGAYQPFFRAHAHLDTGRREPWLLPSQYHDIIRDALGQRYSLLPFWYTLFYHAHLEGIPVMRPLWVHYPQDVTTFSIDDQFLLGDALLVHPVSDAGAHGVQVYLPGQGEVWYDIQSYQKHHGPQTLYLPVTLSSIPVFQRGGTIVPRWMRVRRSSDCMKDDPITLFVALSPQGTAQGQLFLDDGHTFNYQTRHEFLLRQFSFSGNTLVSSSADPKGHFETPVWIERVVIMGAGKPAAVVLQTKGSPESRLSFQHDPETSVLILRKPGVNVASDWSIHLR; encoded by the exons ATGGCGGCGGTAGCGGCTGTGGCTGCGCGTAGGAGGCG GTCTTGGACAGCTTTGGTACTGGCTTGTTTAGGGTTCTGCGTGGGAATTACCCTTGCTGTGGATAGAAGCAACTTTAAGACCTGTGAAGAGAGTTCCTTCTGCAA GCGGCAGCGAAGCATACAGCCTGGCCTCTCTCCGTACCGAGCCTTGTTGGATTCTCTGGAGCTTGGTCCTGATGGCCTCACAGTCCATCTGATCAACGAGGTCACCAAG gtgctgctggtgctggagctcCAGGGGCTTCAGAAGAACATGACCCGGATCAGGATCGATGAACTGGAGCCCCGTCGGCCCCGATACCGTGTGCCAGACGTGTTGGTAGCCGATCCCCCCACTGCTCA GCTTTCTGTCTCTGGCCGCGATGACAACAGCGTGGAGCTAACCGTGGCTGAGGGACCCTATAAGATCATCCTGACGGCGCGGCCATTCCGCCTTGACCTGCTGGAGGACCGCAGCCTTCTGCTCAGTGTCAACGCCCGAGGACTCTTAGGTTTTGAGCACCAGAGGGCCCCCAGGGTCTC TTTCTCGGATAAAGTTAGTGTCACGCTCGGTAGCATTTGGGATAAGATCAAGAACATTTTCTCTAG GCAAGGATCAAAAGACCCAGCTGAGGGCGATGGGGCCCAGCCTGAGGAAACACCTGGGGATGGTGACAAG CCAGAAGAGAcccaggagaaggcagagaaagatgAGCCAGGAGCCTGGGAGGAGTCATTCAAAACCCACTCGGACAGCAAGCCGTATG gccCTACGTCCGTGGGCTTGGACTTCTCTCTGCCAGGCATGGAGCATGTGTACGGGATCCCTGAGCATGCAGAGAGCCTGAGGCTGAAGGTCACTGA gggtggggagccgTACCGCCTCTACAATTTGGATGTGTTCCAGTATGAGCTGTACAACCCCATGGCGCTGTACGGGTCTGTGCCTGTGCTCCTGGCGCACAGCCCTCATCGGGACCTGGGCATCTTCTGGCTCAATGCCGCGGAGACTTGGGTGGACATATCCTCCAACACTGCCGGGAAG ACCCTGTTTGGGAAGATGCTGGACTAcctgcagggctctggggagaCGCCGCAGACAGACGTGCGCTGGATGTCGGAGAGCGGCATCATCGATGTCTTCCTGCTGCTGGGGCCCTCTGTCTTCGACGTCTTTCGGCAGTACGCCAGCCTGACAG GGACCCAGGCTTTGCCCCCGCTCTTCTCCCTCGGCTACCACCAGAGCCGCTGGAACTACCGGGACGAGGCTGACGTGCTGGAGGTCAGTCAGGGCTTCGATGACCACAACATGCCCTGCGATTTCATCTGGCTGGACATCGAGCATGCTGATGGCAAGCGGTACTTCACCTGGGACCCCAGCCGTTTCCCACAGCCCCTCACCATGCTGGAGCACTTGGCCTCCAAGAGGCGGAAG CTGGTCACCATCGTGGATCCCCACATCAAGGTGGACTCTGGCTACCGTGTACACGAAGAGTTGCAGAACCAGGGTCTGTATGTTAAAACCCGGGATGGCTCTGACTACGAGGGCTGGTGCTGGCCAG GCGCAGCTGGTTACCCCGACTTCACCAACCCCACGATGAGGGCCTGGTGGGCTAGCATGTTCAGCTTTGACAATTACGTG GGCTCAGCTTCCAACCTCTATGTCTGGAATGACATGAATGAACCGTCTGTGTTCAATGGTCCAGAGGTCACCATGCTCAAGGATGCCCGGCATGACGGGGGCTGGGAGCACCGAGACGTGCACAACATCTACGGCCTCTATGTG CAAATGGCGACTGCCGACGGACTGGTGCAGCGCTCCGGGGGTGTGGAACGCCCCTTTGTCCTGAGCAGAGCTTTCTTCGCTGGCTCCCAGCGCTACG GAGCCGTGTGGACAGGGGACAACACTGCTGAGTGGGACCATTTGAAAATCAGTATCCCTATGTGTCTCAGCCTCGGGCTGGTGGGACTGTCCTTCTGTGGAG CTGATGTGGGTGGCTTTTTCAAGAATCCAGACCCAGAGCTGCTCGTGCGCTGGTACCAGATGGGTGCCTACCAGCCATTCTTCCGGGCACACGCCCACTTGGACACCGGGCGGCGAGAGCCGTGGCTGTTGCCATCTCAGTACCACGACATAATCCGAGATGCCTTGGGCCAGCGGTATTCCTTGTTGCCTTTCTGGTATACCCTCTTCTATCACGCCCACCTCGAGGGGATTCCTGTCATGAG GCCCCTGTGGGTGCATTATCCTCAGGACGTGACCACCTTCAGCATAGACGACCAGTTCCTGCTTG GGGATGCCTTGCTGGTTCACCCTGTGTCAGACGCTGGGGCTCACGGCGTGCAGGTCTATCTGCCTGGCCAAGGGGAG GTGTGGTATGACATTCAGAGCTACCAGAAACATCATGGTCCCCAGACCCTGTACCTGCCTGTAACTCTCAGCAGT ATCCCTGTGTTCCAGCGTGGCGGGACCATTGTGCCTCGGTGGATGCGAGTGCGGCGTTCTTCAGACTGCATGAAGGATGACCCCATCACTCTTTTTGTTGCGCTCAGCCCCCAG GGGACAGCCCAGGGACAGCTCTTTCTAGATGATGGGCACACATTCAACTATCAGACTCGCCATGAGTTTCTGCTGCGTCAATTCTCATTCTCTGGCAACACTCTCGTCTCCAG CTCAGCAGACCCCAAAGGCCACTTTGAGACGCCAGTCTGGATTGAGCGGGTGGTGATAATGGGGGCTGGGAAGCCAGCAGCCGTGGTGCTCCAGACAAAAG GATCTCCTGAGAGCCGCCTGTCCTTCCAGCACGACCCTGAGACCTCTGTGTTGATCCTGCGCAAGCCTGGCGTCAACGTGGCGTCTGACTGGAGTATTCACCTGCGATAA
- the GANAB gene encoding neutral alpha-glucosidase AB isoform X2 has product MAAVAAVAARRRRSWTALVLACLGFCVGITLAVDRSNFKTCEESSFCKRQRSIQPGLSPYRALLDSLELGPDGLTVHLINEVTKVLLVLELQGLQKNMTRIRIDELEPRRPRYRVPDVLVADPPTAQLSVSGRDDNSVELTVAEGPYKIILTARPFRLDLLEDRSLLLSVNARGLLGFEHQRAPRVSQGSKDPAEGDGAQPEETPGDGDKPEETQEKAEKDEPGAWEESFKTHSDSKPYGPTSVGLDFSLPGMEHVYGIPEHAESLRLKVTEGGEPYRLYNLDVFQYELYNPMALYGSVPVLLAHSPHRDLGIFWLNAAETWVDISSNTAGKTLFGKMLDYLQGSGETPQTDVRWMSESGIIDVFLLLGPSVFDVFRQYASLTGTQALPPLFSLGYHQSRWNYRDEADVLEVSQGFDDHNMPCDFIWLDIEHADGKRYFTWDPSRFPQPLTMLEHLASKRRKLVTIVDPHIKVDSGYRVHEELQNQGLYVKTRDGSDYEGWCWPGAAGYPDFTNPTMRAWWASMFSFDNYVGSASNLYVWNDMNEPSVFNGPEVTMLKDARHDGGWEHRDVHNIYGLYVQMATADGLVQRSGGVERPFVLSRAFFAGSQRYGAVWTGDNTAEWDHLKISIPMCLSLGLVGLSFCGADVGGFFKNPDPELLVRWYQMGAYQPFFRAHAHLDTGRREPWLLPSQYHDIIRDALGQRYSLLPFWYTLFYHAHLEGIPVMRPLWVHYPQDVTTFSIDDQFLLGDALLVHPVSDAGAHGVQVYLPGQGEVWYDIQSYQKHHGPQTLYLPVTLSSIPVFQRGGTIVPRWMRVRRSSDCMKDDPITLFVALSPQGTAQGQLFLDDGHTFNYQTRHEFLLRQFSFSGNTLVSSSADPKGHFETPVWIERVVIMGAGKPAAVVLQTKGSPESRLSFQHDPETSVLILRKPGVNVASDWSIHLR; this is encoded by the exons ATGGCGGCGGTAGCGGCTGTGGCTGCGCGTAGGAGGCG GTCTTGGACAGCTTTGGTACTGGCTTGTTTAGGGTTCTGCGTGGGAATTACCCTTGCTGTGGATAGAAGCAACTTTAAGACCTGTGAAGAGAGTTCCTTCTGCAA GCGGCAGCGAAGCATACAGCCTGGCCTCTCTCCGTACCGAGCCTTGTTGGATTCTCTGGAGCTTGGTCCTGATGGCCTCACAGTCCATCTGATCAACGAGGTCACCAAG gtgctgctggtgctggagctcCAGGGGCTTCAGAAGAACATGACCCGGATCAGGATCGATGAACTGGAGCCCCGTCGGCCCCGATACCGTGTGCCAGACGTGTTGGTAGCCGATCCCCCCACTGCTCA GCTTTCTGTCTCTGGCCGCGATGACAACAGCGTGGAGCTAACCGTGGCTGAGGGACCCTATAAGATCATCCTGACGGCGCGGCCATTCCGCCTTGACCTGCTGGAGGACCGCAGCCTTCTGCTCAGTGTCAACGCCCGAGGACTCTTAGGTTTTGAGCACCAGAGGGCCCCCAGGGTCTC GCAAGGATCAAAAGACCCAGCTGAGGGCGATGGGGCCCAGCCTGAGGAAACACCTGGGGATGGTGACAAG CCAGAAGAGAcccaggagaaggcagagaaagatgAGCCAGGAGCCTGGGAGGAGTCATTCAAAACCCACTCGGACAGCAAGCCGTATG gccCTACGTCCGTGGGCTTGGACTTCTCTCTGCCAGGCATGGAGCATGTGTACGGGATCCCTGAGCATGCAGAGAGCCTGAGGCTGAAGGTCACTGA gggtggggagccgTACCGCCTCTACAATTTGGATGTGTTCCAGTATGAGCTGTACAACCCCATGGCGCTGTACGGGTCTGTGCCTGTGCTCCTGGCGCACAGCCCTCATCGGGACCTGGGCATCTTCTGGCTCAATGCCGCGGAGACTTGGGTGGACATATCCTCCAACACTGCCGGGAAG ACCCTGTTTGGGAAGATGCTGGACTAcctgcagggctctggggagaCGCCGCAGACAGACGTGCGCTGGATGTCGGAGAGCGGCATCATCGATGTCTTCCTGCTGCTGGGGCCCTCTGTCTTCGACGTCTTTCGGCAGTACGCCAGCCTGACAG GGACCCAGGCTTTGCCCCCGCTCTTCTCCCTCGGCTACCACCAGAGCCGCTGGAACTACCGGGACGAGGCTGACGTGCTGGAGGTCAGTCAGGGCTTCGATGACCACAACATGCCCTGCGATTTCATCTGGCTGGACATCGAGCATGCTGATGGCAAGCGGTACTTCACCTGGGACCCCAGCCGTTTCCCACAGCCCCTCACCATGCTGGAGCACTTGGCCTCCAAGAGGCGGAAG CTGGTCACCATCGTGGATCCCCACATCAAGGTGGACTCTGGCTACCGTGTACACGAAGAGTTGCAGAACCAGGGTCTGTATGTTAAAACCCGGGATGGCTCTGACTACGAGGGCTGGTGCTGGCCAG GCGCAGCTGGTTACCCCGACTTCACCAACCCCACGATGAGGGCCTGGTGGGCTAGCATGTTCAGCTTTGACAATTACGTG GGCTCAGCTTCCAACCTCTATGTCTGGAATGACATGAATGAACCGTCTGTGTTCAATGGTCCAGAGGTCACCATGCTCAAGGATGCCCGGCATGACGGGGGCTGGGAGCACCGAGACGTGCACAACATCTACGGCCTCTATGTG CAAATGGCGACTGCCGACGGACTGGTGCAGCGCTCCGGGGGTGTGGAACGCCCCTTTGTCCTGAGCAGAGCTTTCTTCGCTGGCTCCCAGCGCTACG GAGCCGTGTGGACAGGGGACAACACTGCTGAGTGGGACCATTTGAAAATCAGTATCCCTATGTGTCTCAGCCTCGGGCTGGTGGGACTGTCCTTCTGTGGAG CTGATGTGGGTGGCTTTTTCAAGAATCCAGACCCAGAGCTGCTCGTGCGCTGGTACCAGATGGGTGCCTACCAGCCATTCTTCCGGGCACACGCCCACTTGGACACCGGGCGGCGAGAGCCGTGGCTGTTGCCATCTCAGTACCACGACATAATCCGAGATGCCTTGGGCCAGCGGTATTCCTTGTTGCCTTTCTGGTATACCCTCTTCTATCACGCCCACCTCGAGGGGATTCCTGTCATGAG GCCCCTGTGGGTGCATTATCCTCAGGACGTGACCACCTTCAGCATAGACGACCAGTTCCTGCTTG GGGATGCCTTGCTGGTTCACCCTGTGTCAGACGCTGGGGCTCACGGCGTGCAGGTCTATCTGCCTGGCCAAGGGGAG GTGTGGTATGACATTCAGAGCTACCAGAAACATCATGGTCCCCAGACCCTGTACCTGCCTGTAACTCTCAGCAGT ATCCCTGTGTTCCAGCGTGGCGGGACCATTGTGCCTCGGTGGATGCGAGTGCGGCGTTCTTCAGACTGCATGAAGGATGACCCCATCACTCTTTTTGTTGCGCTCAGCCCCCAG GGGACAGCCCAGGGACAGCTCTTTCTAGATGATGGGCACACATTCAACTATCAGACTCGCCATGAGTTTCTGCTGCGTCAATTCTCATTCTCTGGCAACACTCTCGTCTCCAG CTCAGCAGACCCCAAAGGCCACTTTGAGACGCCAGTCTGGATTGAGCGGGTGGTGATAATGGGGGCTGGGAAGCCAGCAGCCGTGGTGCTCCAGACAAAAG GATCTCCTGAGAGCCGCCTGTCCTTCCAGCACGACCCTGAGACCTCTGTGTTGATCCTGCGCAAGCCTGGCGTCAACGTGGCGTCTGACTGGAGTATTCACCTGCGATAA